The proteins below are encoded in one region of Alkaliphilus flagellatus:
- the selA gene encoding L-seryl-tRNA(Sec) selenium transferase, with the protein MSKGKILSTLPSVDELLNHKEILTLVQEVPRRVVVNEIRRSIENYRKKILQIDETSLNTFKIDIEEIIYNIISNSHKFMRMNLREVINGTGTVLHTNLGRSLLSNTIKDEIWDIASGYSTLEIDVSTGKRGSRYSHVTEIIKFLTGAEDALVVNNNAAAVMLVLSTMAKNKEVIVSRGELVEIGGSFRVPDVMEQSGAKLVDIGTTNKTHLWDYENAIGENTAAFLKVHTSNYKILGFTDSVSVKDLVDLGKKNNVPVIEDLGSGVLVDLQKYGLTHEPTVQESVAAGADIVTFSGDKLLGGPQAGIIVGKKCFIDKMKKNPLTRAFRIDKLTMAALEATLKLYLDEENAIKNIPTLRMLTESLDSIKKRTNVLYEMISSKGLDLEVNISSDYSEVGGGSLPLEKLPTCTLTLKSKSISVSQLENKLRKYSRPIFTRVQDDRVIIDLRTIKQEQYEIIVQALVEVMK; encoded by the coding sequence ATGAGCAAAGGAAAAATACTTAGCACATTACCTTCAGTGGATGAGCTATTGAATCATAAAGAAATCTTAACTTTAGTGCAGGAGGTTCCTCGTAGAGTAGTTGTAAATGAAATACGTAGGAGCATAGAAAATTATAGAAAAAAAATATTACAAATAGATGAAACATCACTAAACACTTTTAAAATAGATATAGAAGAAATTATTTATAATATAATTAGCAACAGTCATAAATTTATGAGAATGAATTTAAGAGAGGTCATAAATGGTACGGGAACAGTGTTGCATACTAACTTAGGAAGATCTCTTTTAAGTAATACTATTAAAGATGAAATATGGGATATAGCTTCTGGATATTCTACACTAGAGATAGATGTTTCAACAGGAAAAAGAGGAAGTCGTTATAGTCATGTTACTGAAATTATAAAATTTTTAACTGGGGCAGAAGATGCCCTAGTTGTTAATAATAACGCAGCAGCGGTCATGCTTGTACTTAGTACAATGGCTAAAAACAAAGAAGTAATTGTATCAAGAGGAGAATTGGTTGAAATAGGAGGATCCTTTAGGGTTCCGGATGTAATGGAGCAAAGTGGTGCTAAACTTGTAGATATTGGAACAACCAATAAAACACATTTATGGGACTATGAAAATGCTATAGGTGAAAATACCGCCGCATTTTTAAAAGTACATACTAGTAATTATAAAATACTAGGGTTTACAGATAGCGTAAGTGTTAAGGATTTAGTAGATTTGGGCAAAAAAAACAATGTACCTGTAATTGAAGACCTAGGTAGTGGTGTATTAGTGGATTTACAAAAATATGGTTTAACTCATGAACCTACTGTTCAAGAAAGTGTTGCTGCTGGTGCCGATATAGTTACTTTTAGTGGAGATAAATTATTAGGAGGTCCACAGGCAGGCATAATTGTAGGTAAGAAATGTTTTATTGATAAAATGAAGAAAAACCCATTAACTAGGGCATTTAGAATTGATAAATTGACTATGGCAGCATTAGAGGCAACTTTAAAGCTTTACTTAGATGAAGAAAATGCTATAAAAAATATACCTACTTTAAGAATGCTAACAGAATCACTTGATTCTATTAAGAAAAGGACTAACGTATTATATGAAATGATTTCATCTAAAGGACTAGATCTAGAAGTTAATATTAGTAGTGATTATTCAGAGGTTGGTGGAGGTTCTTTGCCTTTAGAGAAACTACCAACATGTACGTTGACACTTAAATCTAAAAGCATTTCAGTATCGCAGTTAGAAAACAAGCTTAGAAAATATAGCAGACCTATTTTTACAAGAGTACAAGACGACAGAGTAATAATTGATTTGCGTACAATAAAACAAGAACAATATGAGATAATAGTACAAGCATTAGTGGAAGTTATGAAATAG
- the selB gene encoding selenocysteine-specific translation elongation factor, translating to MKNVVIGTSGHIDHGKTTLIRALTGHETDRLNEEKKRGISIELGFTYFDLPSGKRAGIIDVPGHEKFIRNMLTGVGGMDIVMLVVAADEGVMPQTKEHLDILSLLKIKKGIIVITKSTLVDDEWLELIKEDIKEKVKGTFLENAEMIAVDSVKGVGIDNLVKKIDVLTDETESRDINAPVRMPIDRIFTITGFGTVVTGTLMEGQISVEDTLEILPDKVKVRIRNIQVHGKSVDIAYAGQRVAINLANTKKEDIERGQILAQINSMEPTMMIDAKLSLLKDLSKPIKNRDRVRIYHGASEILARVTLLNQEEASTDENIYVQFRLEEPTTVKKGDHLVIRYYSPMETLGGAVVIDANPKKHKRFDEDVLKDLAIREEGSPEEIVEKQIDIHSSEFPDLALIAKLTSQQVNNVKEILSNLINENKVFMLGNDNVIHTKYYEKVKEELTFILKSYHNNNPLKTGMLKEEVRSKLFPKIKSKIVDTLIDTFVKNQVVKIQGKFMSLYEFNIIFTPTHEKIKAQLEEIYLREPYSTPRFEDVIQNMQFKKVDIEQVFDAILGDTLVKLNQEIILHVKAYEDAKLKLADYINKTGSITLSEFRDMLNTSRKYAVALLEYFDNERFTKRIDEKRILY from the coding sequence ATGAAAAATGTTGTAATTGGAACTTCAGGACATATTGATCATGGAAAAACTACTTTAATAAGAGCATTAACAGGCCATGAGACAGATCGTTTAAATGAAGAAAAAAAGAGAGGCATATCTATAGAATTAGGTTTTACATATTTTGACTTACCTAGTGGGAAAAGGGCAGGTATTATTGATGTACCCGGACACGAAAAGTTTATTCGAAATATGCTCACTGGAGTTGGAGGCATGGATATTGTTATGTTAGTTGTTGCTGCAGATGAAGGTGTAATGCCCCAAACTAAAGAGCATCTAGATATTCTATCCTTACTTAAAATAAAAAAAGGAATAATTGTAATTACAAAATCAACCTTAGTTGATGATGAATGGCTAGAATTAATTAAAGAAGATATCAAAGAAAAGGTTAAAGGAACCTTTTTAGAGAATGCGGAAATGATAGCCGTAGATTCTGTTAAAGGAGTAGGCATTGATAATTTGGTTAAGAAAATTGATGTACTAACAGATGAAACGGAAAGTAGGGATATTAACGCACCCGTTAGAATGCCTATAGATAGAATATTTACTATTACCGGTTTTGGTACTGTAGTAACTGGAACATTAATGGAAGGTCAAATTTCGGTTGAAGATACATTGGAAATTTTACCAGATAAGGTTAAGGTTCGCATACGAAACATACAGGTTCATGGAAAATCTGTTGATATTGCTTATGCTGGACAGAGAGTAGCTATTAATTTAGCTAATACTAAGAAAGAAGATATTGAAAGAGGTCAAATATTGGCTCAAATAAATTCAATGGAACCTACTATGATGATAGATGCGAAGCTAAGCCTATTAAAAGACCTATCAAAGCCCATTAAAAACCGTGATCGGGTAAGAATATATCATGGTGCTTCTGAAATTCTTGCTAGAGTTACCTTGCTGAACCAGGAAGAGGCAAGTACAGATGAAAATATTTACGTTCAATTTAGGTTAGAAGAACCAACTACTGTAAAAAAAGGAGACCATTTAGTTATTAGATATTATTCTCCTATGGAGACCTTAGGTGGAGCAGTAGTAATAGATGCTAATCCTAAAAAACATAAGAGGTTCGATGAGGATGTGCTAAAAGATCTAGCTATAAGGGAAGAGGGGAGCCCTGAGGAAATTGTGGAAAAACAAATAGATATCCATAGCAGTGAGTTTCCGGATCTGGCACTTATAGCCAAGTTAACATCCCAGCAAGTAAATAATGTAAAAGAAATACTATCCAACCTAATTAATGAAAATAAAGTATTTATGCTAGGAAATGATAATGTTATTCATACAAAATACTATGAAAAGGTCAAAGAAGAATTAACATTTATACTTAAATCCTATCATAATAATAATCCTCTTAAGACAGGTATGTTAAAAGAAGAAGTTAGAAGTAAACTATTTCCTAAAATAAAGAGTAAAATTGTAGATACTTTAATTGATACATTTGTTAAAAATCAAGTTGTAAAAATTCAAGGAAAATTCATGTCATTATACGAGTTTAATATTATATTTACGCCAACTCATGAAAAAATCAAAGCTCAACTTGAGGAAATATATCTAAGGGAACCTTATTCAACACCACGTTTTGAGGATGTTATACAAAATATGCAATTTAAAAAAGTAGATATTGAGCAGGTTTTTGATGCTATACTCGGAGATACTTTAGTTAAATTGAACCAAGAAATTATACTTCATGTTAAAGCATACGAAGATGCTAAATTAAAGTTGGCAGACTATATTAACAAAACTGGTAGTATTACTCTTTCGGAATTTAGAGATATGTTAAATACTAGTAGAAAGTATGCTGTTGCATTGTTAGAGTATTTTGATAACGAAAGATTTACAAAAAGAATAGATGAAAAAAGGATTTTGTATTAA
- a CDS encoding sensor histidine kinase produces the protein MGTILGINNNFDGIRWKLISTYLLLIVVALLVINIFVYETIKTGFLKQQKKDALIKANIISDSISVTLKKEDVELTDINLDIQLKEISTKLDGRILIIDSKKKVIYDSFNDLRDAVIDQKEVVRALDGEAMVSEYILDKYKNTLYTSVPLTKNGKIAGVVLLSVSLLEHYITINSIRNSLILISLIVLILITFITLKIATAISEPIKRLTQAMQNAAHGKLNENVSITGSDEISQLAKAYNFMNTKLSQIEKQRREFVANVSHELKTPLSSMKLLSESLLIQPNVEVEIYKEFLMDIDSEMDRLNKIIENLLNMVDMDEEKLHLDYKLTYVNYLLEKVVNSIKPLANEKNIKIILNQWEKIQIYLDQDKIHQALTNIIHNAVKYTESSGKVEVSLFRRGQYAVIKISDNGIGIAEENIPYIFERFYRVDSARSRQTGGSGLGLAISHQIISLHQGMIEIESKVNEGTTFYVKLPMEYMLGEKD, from the coding sequence TTGGGTACTATTTTAGGAATAAATAATAACTTTGATGGAATTAGGTGGAAGCTAATATCCACATATTTATTATTAATAGTAGTTGCTTTGTTAGTTATAAATATTTTTGTATACGAAACTATAAAAACTGGTTTTTTAAAACAACAGAAAAAAGATGCTTTAATAAAGGCTAATATTATTTCTGATAGCATATCCGTTACTTTAAAAAAAGAAGATGTTGAATTAACTGATATCAACTTAGATATTCAATTAAAGGAAATATCTACAAAGCTTGATGGAAGAATATTGATAATTGATTCTAAAAAAAAAGTAATTTACGATTCTTTTAATGATTTAAGAGATGCTGTAATTGATCAAAAAGAAGTAGTTAGAGCTTTGGATGGAGAAGCTATGGTAAGTGAATACATATTAGATAAGTATAAAAACACTTTATATACAAGTGTGCCACTTACTAAGAATGGAAAAATTGCAGGGGTAGTTTTATTATCCGTATCGCTACTAGAACATTATATTACAATAAATTCAATTAGAAATAGTCTAATATTAATTTCTCTGATTGTACTTATACTAATTACTTTTATAACCCTTAAAATTGCGACTGCTATATCAGAACCTATTAAACGACTAACCCAAGCTATGCAAAATGCTGCTCACGGAAAGTTAAATGAAAATGTATCTATAACAGGTAGTGATGAGATTAGTCAACTAGCTAAGGCCTATAATTTTATGAATACAAAACTAAGTCAAATTGAAAAGCAAAGAAGAGAGTTTGTGGCTAATGTTTCTCATGAATTAAAAACTCCCTTAAGTTCTATGAAGCTTTTATCAGAGTCACTGTTGATTCAGCCTAATGTAGAGGTTGAAATATACAAGGAGTTTTTGATGGATATAGACTCTGAAATGGATCGTTTAAATAAAATCATAGAAAATTTATTAAATATGGTGGACATGGACGAAGAAAAGTTACATCTTGATTATAAATTAACCTATGTGAATTATCTGTTAGAGAAGGTTGTCAATTCAATTAAACCTCTAGCTAATGAAAAAAACATAAAAATTATTTTGAACCAATGGGAAAAAATACAGATTTATTTAGATCAAGATAAAATACATCAAGCATTAACTAATATAATTCATAATGCAGTAAAATATACAGAAAGTAGTGGAAAAGTCGAAGTAAGCTTATTTAGAAGAGGACAATATGCTGTAATTAAAATAAGTGATAATGGAATAGGTATAGCAGAGGAAAATATACCGTATATATTTGAGAGATTTTATCGGGTAGATAGTGCAAGATCTAGACAGACAGGTGGAAGTGGATTAGGACTAGCTATCTCACATCAAATTATAAGTCTACACCAAGGAATGATAGAAATAGAGAGTAAGGTAAATGAAGGGACAACATTTTATGTTAAATTACCTATGGAGTATATGCTGGGCGAGAAGGATTAA
- a CDS encoding GerMN domain-containing protein, protein MKKILIYLLLIVVLVISVNRIMLNKDNNINEELKVEIAPIPEKTVELITLYFPDGGKQYLTRENRVIEHTVEQRERIILEELIKGPIDKEKIAVIPATTKLYSVVTKNGTAYINLSNEFKSDMQFGGNNEILAIYSIVNSLTELKTIKSVQISVDGEKEGVLQKYMPLDYAYKQNLSLVNNPIRTPIEVVKDYFNFIKNEDYRNAFDLLYNPSNVNIDYSMYYHFQKEQGVREYNIYSYEMIEYNEFIVVKFDYSEKTWTGDEFYYKNKEFKFINHYGEWKIVIEDLPKFFNNSIKFNNSP, encoded by the coding sequence ATGAAAAAAATTCTGATATATTTACTTCTTATAGTCGTTCTAGTCATTTCAGTTAATAGAATTATGTTAAATAAGGATAATAATATTAATGAAGAATTAAAGGTAGAAATAGCACCAATACCTGAAAAGACAGTTGAACTTATAACTCTATATTTTCCTGATGGAGGAAAACAATATTTAACTAGGGAAAATAGAGTTATTGAACATACAGTGGAACAACGAGAAAGAATAATTTTAGAGGAATTGATTAAAGGACCTATTGATAAAGAAAAAATAGCTGTAATTCCTGCAACTACTAAACTGTACTCTGTAGTAACTAAAAATGGTACTGCTTATATTAATTTATCTAATGAATTTAAGTCAGACATGCAATTTGGTGGTAACAATGAGATACTGGCCATATATTCAATAGTAAATTCATTAACTGAGCTTAAAACTATTAAAAGTGTACAAATATCAGTGGATGGAGAAAAAGAAGGAGTTTTACAAAAGTATATGCCTTTGGACTATGCATATAAGCAAAATTTAAGTTTAGTTAATAATCCTATTAGAACTCCCATAGAAGTAGTAAAAGATTATTTTAATTTTATAAAAAATGAAGATTATCGGAATGCTTTTGATCTTTTATATAATCCATCTAACGTAAATATTGATTATTCTATGTACTATCATTTCCAAAAAGAACAAGGAGTTAGAGAATATAATATTTATTCTTATGAAATGATTGAATACAATGAATTTATAGTAGTTAAATTTGACTATAGTGAAAAAACTTGGACTGGTGATGAATTTTATTACAAAAACAAAGAGTTTAAATTTATAAATCATTATGGAGAGTGGAAAATAGTTATTGAAGATTTACCAAAGTTTTTTAACAATAGTATAAAGTTCAATAATTCTCCATAA
- the rluF gene encoding 23S rRNA pseudouridine(2604) synthase RluF, whose translation MRINKYISETGICSRREADQWIEANRVTINGIIAQLGTTVESGDDVRIDGKPIGNKRKPVYIALNKPVGITCTTEKHIKGNIVDFVKHPERIFHIGRLDKDSQGLILLTNDGDIVNRILRAENNNEKEYIVTVNKSITPSFLQGMSSGVRILGTKTKPCEVTQISDKVFRIVLTQGLNRQIRRMCQTFGYTVTKLERIRIMNIKLDDLEIGQWRNLTKEEFNGLMKNLQ comes from the coding sequence ATGAGGATTAATAAATATATTAGTGAAACTGGGATTTGTTCTAGAAGAGAAGCTGATCAATGGATTGAAGCAAACAGGGTTACTATAAATGGCATTATCGCACAGCTTGGAACTACAGTTGAGTCAGGGGATGATGTTCGAATTGATGGTAAGCCTATAGGGAATAAAAGAAAACCAGTGTATATTGCATTAAATAAACCAGTAGGTATAACTTGTACTACTGAAAAACATATAAAAGGTAATATAGTTGATTTTGTTAAGCATCCAGAGAGGATATTTCATATTGGAAGATTAGACAAGGATTCCCAGGGGCTAATATTACTAACAAATGATGGTGATATAGTAAATAGAATTTTGCGTGCAGAAAATAATAATGAAAAAGAATATATAGTAACGGTAAACAAATCTATTACACCTTCATTTCTACAAGGAATGTCAAGTGGGGTAAGAATACTTGGTACAAAAACTAAGCCTTGTGAAGTAACCCAAATAAGCGATAAGGTATTTCGGATTGTTTTAACTCAAGGACTTAATCGTCAAATTAGGCGAATGTGTCAGACATTTGGGTATACAGTAACTAAGTTAGAAAGAATACGAATAATGAATATAAAACTAGATGACCTAGAAATAGGACAGTGGCGTAATCTTACCAAAGAAGAATTTAATGGATTAATGAAAAATTTACAATGA
- a CDS encoding alanine/glycine:cation symporter family protein, with protein MFAFLSTIEQINDFLNGLVWGPYMLVLLVGTGIFFTFRTNFFQIRKFIYAMQETLMKIFVKSEGGEDGDITPFQAVSTALAATVGTGNIAGVATAIALGGPGAVFWMWISAFFGMMTKFAEVVLAVQYREKNADGSWSGGPMYYIRNGLNLKWLATLFAILGAFAAFGIGNMVQSNSVAEAINATFNIPHYVTGIVLAVGAALVIIGGIGRIASVTEKLVPFMALFYIIGAVLILILNASGIPGAFAEIFSHAFSARAATGGFAGAAVMMAMRYGVARGVFTNEAGLGSAPIAHAAAKTDHPVRQGLWGIFEVFVDTILICSVTALAILSTGVWLPANTGGEQLTGAALTTAAFNRGLPGPGGIIVAIGILLFAFSTILGWAYYGEKCAEYLFGPKVKKYYRILWIPLVFVGTVANLELIWGIADTMNGLMAIPNLIGLLGLSGVVFKLTKEFFADKSFAKGPNK; from the coding sequence ATGTTTGCATTCTTAAGCACAATAGAGCAAATTAACGATTTTCTTAATGGACTAGTTTGGGGTCCTTATATGCTAGTATTATTAGTAGGAACAGGTATTTTCTTCACATTTAGAACTAATTTTTTCCAAATTAGAAAATTTATCTATGCTATGCAAGAAACTCTAATGAAAATTTTTGTTAAATCAGAAGGTGGCGAAGATGGAGATATTACTCCTTTTCAAGCTGTATCAACGGCTTTAGCTGCTACAGTTGGAACAGGTAATATTGCTGGAGTTGCTACAGCTATTGCTCTTGGTGGACCTGGTGCTGTATTTTGGATGTGGATTTCTGCATTCTTCGGTATGATGACAAAGTTTGCCGAGGTAGTATTAGCTGTACAATATCGAGAAAAAAATGCTGACGGTAGTTGGTCAGGAGGTCCAATGTACTATATTAGAAATGGACTTAATTTAAAATGGTTAGCTACATTATTCGCAATACTAGGAGCTTTTGCTGCATTTGGTATTGGTAATATGGTTCAATCTAACTCTGTTGCTGAGGCGATTAATGCTACTTTTAATATTCCTCACTATGTTACAGGTATTGTATTAGCGGTAGGTGCTGCACTTGTTATAATTGGGGGGATAGGCCGTATTGCTTCTGTTACTGAAAAGTTAGTACCTTTCATGGCTTTGTTCTATATAATTGGTGCTGTATTAATTCTTATATTAAATGCAAGTGGTATTCCGGGTGCTTTTGCAGAAATCTTTAGTCATGCATTTTCAGCTAGAGCTGCTACTGGTGGATTTGCAGGTGCAGCAGTTATGATGGCTATGAGATACGGGGTTGCTCGTGGAGTATTTACTAACGAAGCTGGTCTTGGCTCTGCTCCAATCGCCCATGCTGCTGCAAAAACTGACCATCCTGTACGTCAAGGTCTATGGGGAATCTTTGAAGTATTTGTTGATACAATCCTTATTTGTTCTGTAACTGCTTTAGCCATATTATCTACTGGCGTATGGTTACCAGCAAATACTGGTGGAGAACAATTAACAGGTGCTGCATTAACAACTGCAGCATTTAACAGAGGTCTTCCTGGACCTGGTGGCATTATAGTAGCAATTGGTATTTTACTATTTGCTTTCTCTACTATTTTAGGTTGGGCATACTACGGAGAAAAATGTGCCGAGTATTTATTTGGACCAAAGGTTAAGAAGTACTATAGAATACTTTGGATACCACTAGTATTCGTTGGAACTGTTGCTAACTTAGAGCTTATTTGGGGTATAGCTGATACTATGAACGGATTAATGGCAATTCCTAACTTAATAGGTCTATTAGGATTAAGTGGAGTAGTGTTTAAGCTAACAAAGGAGTTCTTTGCTGATAAATCATTTGCAAAAGGTCCTAATAAATAA
- a CDS encoding biotin transporter BioY, translated as MGEKANINKATKISISEMTKISLCTALLCISSYILLPLPFTPIMITAQTIVVNLIALTLKPIHSVISIVMFILLGVIGLPVFAGGIGGLGALFGPTGGFIIGFIFSAIAISYLKGKKINLVRYLLVTILIGMPITYLFGATYMSYVLNMGYIKTLQVAVIPFIVGDIIKATLASIIALKLNSI; from the coding sequence ATGGGAGAAAAAGCAAATATAAATAAAGCTACAAAAATATCTATAAGTGAAATGACAAAAATATCCTTATGTACAGCATTACTCTGCATATCATCATATATTTTACTTCCATTACCCTTTACCCCTATAATGATTACTGCACAAACCATAGTAGTCAATTTAATAGCTTTAACTTTAAAACCTATACATAGTGTTATATCTATTGTAATGTTTATATTATTAGGTGTCATCGGGTTACCTGTATTTGCAGGTGGAATTGGTGGGTTAGGAGCATTATTTGGTCCAACGGGTGGATTTATAATTGGATTTATATTTTCAGCTATTGCAATAAGCTATTTAAAAGGTAAAAAAATAAATTTAGTCAGATATTTATTAGTAACTATTTTGATAGGTATGCCTATTACTTACTTATTTGGAGCAACATATATGAGCTATGTATTAAATATGGGATATATAAAAACTCTACAAGTTGCTGTAATTCCTTTCATAGTGGGAGATATAATTAAGGCTACACTAGCATCTATAATTGCATTAAAATTAAATAGTATTTAA
- a CDS encoding response regulator transcription factor, translating to MGYKILIVDDEPLLVKGLKYSLEQDGYEIFTAFDGEEALEKVKEQKVDLILLDLMLPKIDGLQVCQQIRLSSQIPIIMLTAKGEDMSKILGLEYGADDYLTKPFNILELKARIKAVLRRYQSIDQPIEERIIKIDDFKINTLGRKVSLNGADINLTAKEFDLLLLLASNPGKIYSREELLEIIWGYEYFGDLRTVDVHIRRLREKIELNSSNPGYILTKWGVGYYFRNK from the coding sequence ATGGGATATAAAATTTTAATTGTAGATGATGAGCCTCTTTTGGTAAAGGGGTTAAAATATAGTCTGGAACAAGATGGGTATGAAATATTTACAGCATTTGACGGTGAAGAAGCATTAGAAAAAGTGAAGGAACAAAAGGTGGATTTAATTTTATTAGATCTAATGCTTCCTAAAATAGATGGTTTGCAAGTATGTCAACAAATACGATTAAGCTCTCAGATTCCTATTATTATGCTAACTGCTAAGGGTGAAGACATGAGTAAAATATTAGGCTTAGAATATGGTGCAGATGACTATTTAACTAAGCCATTTAATATTTTAGAATTAAAAGCTAGAATAAAGGCTGTTTTAAGAAGATACCAAAGCATAGATCAACCAATTGAGGAGAGAATTATTAAAATTGATGATTTTAAAATTAATACTTTAGGTAGAAAAGTAAGTTTGAATGGAGCAGATATAAATCTAACAGCTAAGGAATTTGATTTATTGCTATTGCTAGCGTCAAATCCAGGAAAGATTTATAGCAGAGAAGAATTATTAGAAATAATTTGGGGTTATGAATATTTTGGAGACTTACGAACAGTAGACGTGCATATTAGACGTTTAAGAGAAAAAATCGAACTTAACTCTAGTAACCCAGGATACATATTGACAAAGTGGGGAGTTGGGTACTATTTTAGGAATAAATAA